Sequence from the Chanodichthys erythropterus isolate Z2021 chromosome 12, ASM2448905v1, whole genome shotgun sequence genome:
tgttttgttttttggcacacaaaagtattctcgtcacttcataacattaaggttgaaccactgtagtcacatgaactgttttaaatataactttacTGCCTTTCTGGACATTCTTGCTTTCAATGCATGCcgcactgagccatcggattttatcaaaaatatctcagtttgtgttccaaagaataattaatgacagaattttcatttttgggtgaactaaccctttaagtcaacAGTGTTGCTTTATATGGAGAGCAAGTGTGGGATCAGTCTTAGAAACACTCCTGTCCTTCGCATGTCAGACAGACATGCTCTGGAAGTTAATAGGTTACAGCAAAGTGACTGACAGACAGATTCTTGATTGGCTGAGGAAAGTTATGTTAATCCTACTTAAATGAAgtagaatgaataaataaaatgaatattcaTGCTATTCAGTCATACAAAAATCTGATATTTTGGAATCACAGACTTGTAATAATTAATATGATATTTGTGATTTTTCTGAATTATGTTTTTTATCCAAAATTGTAAGTCTGTATTTGTAAAATCAAAATTGTTTTGATCCAGAATAACACTATCTTGTGATATGTTGTGTTTCAGAGATTATTATGAGGAAACCGTTAGAGATTCTGGACCCTTCGAGGAATCGGAGAGTACATTGTTCCTGTCAGGTTTAAGTAGAGTAGGAGTGTAACCATGACCGGCACTCCATAGATTTCAGACCACCGGACCCCTGAGCTGCCCATCAACCATGGATCCCATGTTCCACAACATCAAACTGGGGTCAGTTTGCACCCCTTCGGAGCGGAACAGCAAGCGTCACCGATTGCAGCATGTCAGGAGGAAACTACGTCCTTCACGGATTTTTGGTTTCATCCTGAGCCTCTCTGCCCTCACATTGTTCCTGTCCTGGAGTGCCTTTACCCTCACTTTGGGCCCGTTCCCGAGATGGATGCCACTCACCTCTCTCGCCAACCATGAGGGACTTGCAGAGCCAGTGCCACAAAGAACTGTCCTTTCTTCCGACGAAGACCGTAACGTTTCAGCAGATACGCCCATCGCCATGGCCTCGTCCATTGAGCACAGCCAGGGAGACTACCCTGAGGATCTGTTCACACTGGAGGAGAGGAGGCAAGGTGCTGTCGTGCTACATATGTTCGGCATGATATACATGTTCATCGCCCTCGCTATTGTGTGTGACGAGTTCTTCGTCCCCGCTCTCACCGTGATCACAGAAAAACTCGAGATCTCAGATGACGTGGCGGGCGCCACCTTCATGGCCGCTGGAGGCTCTGCTCCTGAGCTCTTCACCTCTGTGATTGGTGTGTTCGTCTCACACAGCAATGTGGGCATCGGGACCATTGTGGGTTCTGCTGTCTTCAACATCTTGTTCGTGATCGGGATGTGCGCTCTCTTTTCACGTGAAATTCTGAACCTCACTTGGTGGCCTCTGTTTAGAGATGTCACCTTTTATATCATTGGACTAATTATGCTTATCGTCTTTTTCCTGGATAACCACATTACCTATGGTGAGAGCATTGGACTGTTATGCTGTTATGCTAGCTATGTCACTTTTATGAAGTACAACGTGGCCGTAGAGACTTTGATCAAGACTAAACTACTCAGGAATCAAGTGGATGACGTTGAAGCTCCTCCCAAGGTGAGTTGTATTGTTCCAGGTGAATTATCTGCTTCCCAGGTCAAAGTTGGCAATCAGTGGATGTGAATTACTGATGTCTTTCCTTATACTCCTGTTAGGAAACAGTATATCACTGTGGTTCTCAACCAGTGGACCTCAGCCTTTCCTTCaagtcaaaaaggttgagaaccactggtatCTCATGAAAATGGATTTGAAGTGCTTACAAAATAACtagaatttaaagggatagttcacccagaaattaaaattcggtcatcatttactctccatcaagttgttctaaacctgtgcGAGTTTCCTTCTTCTGTTggacacaaaataagatattttgaagaatgtgggtaaccgaACGGTTGATGGGTcgcattgacttccatagtatttgtTTTCCATACTATAGAAGTCAGTGGGCACCAGCaattgtttggttaccaacattcttcaaaatatcttcttttgtgtccaACAGAAGAAAGACATTTTTGGGACAActtgatggcagaattttcatttttgggtgaactatccctttaacaacaaCTTTGCTCTAAAATACACCATTGTGCAATAAGTACAGCTCCACTTTAAAACATTCACTTGCACAGAGCCCCTAAAGTGGAGGAAAAACATTtgtgttcccctgagaaactttgcatttgctcACAAAACTTTGGATGGATATAAATTATAATGAGCTGGGAGGTAAAACTATGTTTCTTGCGAGTgaacacattaaataaaaatagtttttttttttcttttgttttttacaaattctaacaactttaatttctgaaagtatgttgaaatgcatgtttttatGCACAATAAGAAAACTGACAGAATAGACTAACTTAAAAAGACATGACAACATTGTGAATATAGCGAGCAGCCGATGCTCACCGGTTTTTATGGTGCATTTTGGGAATTTCTAAGGATCTTGAGCAATAACAACAGAACTAGGGAGTTGTTTGCAACAGCAATGGGAGTTGAACCTGAATATTGGCTGAGAATCAGTGTTCCCACTGAAAAGAACACAGACAGTTTTATCACCTCTCTGAGCCGGATTAGGCATTATATCAGGTGTCACCTGGACAGAGCAGACAACACTGCTCTGAATACACAATCAGCTGAGTAAGACCAGAACCCCTGCGGTACGGACAGCAGAAAAAGAGACCGAGAGTAAAAGAGCAAAAGTATTAGAGATGAGGCAAGATGGAGATATAAAGGAAGAAAGTTGTTAAAATCTTCTACTTACAACCCTTTAGTTAAAAACTGTGTTTAAGCAGCCAGGCATCTAAAGAGGGATGAATATCTATTTTTGTCTTTTCCTGGCACAATTATCTTTGTTGATACTACCTCCAGAGAGTTCTTGGAGTTGGTTTTGGGGATCAATTCCCGATTTGTTACAACCagtattttgtcttgttttgcagtgagaaaatatttaatatcatCCTTCGAACAAAATAAATTTACTTTAGAAGCAAAACTGCATGATATATCTTTTAACAGAGAATTTTAGTTTTAACCTcttattaaattaatacttaATTTAAGTATAAACCTCACTAAATTTTGTTACTTAATCAAGAAAAATATTTCCAGTAGGGTAAGACTGATAAACTAAGATTCAAGATACATTAATAACAGTATTTGCAatcttattatttttaagttgttcagatttttcactgggaaaaacaataaaaatattgattagGAATAGCTTTTTTTTCTAGTGCAAAACATTGGATTTTATAGCTTCAAATGTTTACTGAATTGTtgaatgtttgtttgtgtgtttgtgtgtgtgtgtgtgtgtgtgtgtgtgtgtgtgtgtgtgtgtgtgtgtgtgtgtgtgtgtgtgtgtgtgtgtgtccatcaTAGAATACTACAAGTGCATTATAGGACAAAcaccaaaaacaacaactgggtggacatttttaaagttatttCTCTATCAAATAAGCattattaataatcataaatctGACTGGAACAAGAAACAAATGTACACAGTATATGCAGCTGATTTTTATATTAGAAAGAAATATTAGAATTTCTTTATCATCATTCTTAGGTAAGAACTCACAGTGGCCCCAAAGTATTTAGACAAATCAGCcacatatacagtataaaatattaattcgtacacttttaaatattgaataaaaagCACTAAAACAAAAGATATAccattgaaaatgaagaaaatacatATATGGACACTTTCTGGTTGTCAGACATTAGTAAAATGACCTTGGGTCCAGTTGGTTACGgaccaaaaatgacatgaaatgctACATTTATTTGCAGAAGTCTCTAATGCAGCaacattcagacatttttaaacatgactTAATTGTCCAAAAGTGTCTGAATTGTTTTGGGGCCACTGTATATTGACCCACTATAGAGGTGATATGAATAATGTATGattgtatgcaatgcattgTCAAATTAACATGAATCTGGATATCAGTTGTGAAGTGGTGATATGTATTATTGGTATAGTTTAGGCCCATATAAAGCCAGTTAAGGTTTAAAACTCTCGTTTGTATCTCTATTACTTTCGTTCAAACAGCTGGAGTCGGATTTGTTGTTTGCAGATGCAGTTTGTCCCTCATATGGAACACAGGTGAATCAGCTGACCGTGCTGCTTTGATAGGCTTCTTAGTAATGCACCAGGGGCATATACATTACTTTTAAGAACCATTAGTAGCATGTTATCTATATAAACCCACACTCATTAGTGTTAGATTGCTCTTTGCTGGTAGATTGCTTTTTGAATGTAGGAATGTCTCCTCAGTACACTGGGAATATGATTCCAGAAAGCTTGTTAAAGTTTTTCATAAATGTCCCACTTTTCATTCAGACTTGATTTTAACTACATAGATATGCTCTTCAGGAGGACAGGTAGGCCTACTAGAAGATGGCAACATTATAGAAAACTTTACAAAGGATTTTTATCCTTCTGGATTGGAATGAAAAATGGCTTTGGTTTAGAGAGActtctaaaattaaaattaatagtcTGGGGGATGGTATAGGACAGTTGGTACATGTGCTCTTTGCTCCTTTAGCTGAAGCTCGGGTTAATCCAATAAGATTTGATCCTTTTAGTACTGCTAAGTATAGACAGGTGTCCTGTTCTTTTTTAAACAGGAATCAAATATAGAC
This genomic interval carries:
- the slc24a2 gene encoding sodium/potassium/calcium exchanger 2-like isoform X2, with translation MDPMFHNIKLGSVCTPSERNSKRHRLQHVRRKLRPSRIFGFILSLSALTLFLSWSAFTLTLGPFPRWMPLTSLANHEGLAEPVPQRTVLSSDEDRNVSADTPIAMASSIEHSQGDYPEDLFTLEERRQGAVVLHMFGMIYMFIALAIVCDEFFVPALTVITEKLEISDDVAGATFMAAGGSAPELFTSVIGVFVSHSNVGIGTIVGSAVFNILFVIGMCALFSREILNLTWWPLFRDVTFYIIGLIMLIVFFLDNHITYGESIGLLCCYASYVTFMKYNVAVETLIKTKLLRNQVDDVEAPPKVISAVDEENKLSAKPRLQRGGSSASLHNTLMRNSIFQLMIHTLDPLSDADKNLPNSSNVEVEVTPPMNGSVAAEVEEEEEDEDQPLSLAWPDTARKRATYLFIFPIVFPLWLSLPDVRRDTSKKFFPLTFLGSICWIAVFSYLMVWWAHQVGETIGITEEIMGLTILAAGTSIPDLITSVIVARKGLGDMAVSSSVGSNIFDITVGLPFPWLLFAILNDMAPVTVSSNGLFCAIVLLFLMLLFVIISIAVCRWRMSKLLGSLMFLLYFVFLVVSVMLEDKVISCPVSI